The following DNA comes from Peromyscus leucopus breed LL Stock chromosome 2, UCI_PerLeu_2.1, whole genome shotgun sequence.
TTCACATCAAGGTTATTTTTGAAAACCTGTGAGGAACATAAATTACACTCTAAATTATGTTTTGCTCTCACAACGCCAAGAAATGATAGCGAGAATCACAACATAGAGTTTCTGCAGGAACATTTTAAACATCAGATAAATTTAGCAACTATTAAAGAAAGCTTTCATGAACCTGTGAGGTAGTAAGGTGTGAGCATCAGAAATGCATGTAGGGGCACCCAGAGAGATAGCCAGGGTATCCCACCTCACCTCTAGTTTGATTTACATGCTTTTCTAATCTTCATGAAGATGGAGATGAACTGCAAGGTAGTTCTGGCAATTGCTCTAAATTCCCAGTTTCCTAACTGAGCCTTACTTTTCTCTGTAGATAATACCCACTAAAAATATACACACTCAACAATGCTCTGTGCCTTCCAAATGATGACTACCAATACGGGCTGTGCCACCATGCTAGCATGGAGCATTTCCAGCATGCCAAGGAACAATGAGGtgtgaggaggaaaggagagaaatggaaagatgATCACCTTTGGCCAAATCCCACAACGTGGAATCAGGCAAGGCACAGGCTCTTGTCAGCCTCTTCCCAGCCTGCCATTCGACCTAGCTGTCCCCAAGTCTTGCAGACTCTGGCTGCTTTCCCCCTAGAATGCATACCTGGTTGAAGGGCACTGTCCTGCAGGTCTCCCAATGTACTTCATGGCTTTTGATGGGCAAGATGACCCCCCGGGAGGCTGGGCCTTTTCTGAACATGAAGCGATGCCAGAATTTCTTGGCTTCCTCCTGAAGAGGAGATCTCTCCACTTTCCTCTCATCTGCTGGCTGAGTGAGGGCCTGGATCCCAGTGGGACATGATCACTTTCCACATCCTTTATGGGGTGAAGTTCTGTCTCAGGTTTCTTCCAGAGTCTTCCAAGCCTGGACagcatcttctctctctgcctctggccttCCCCAGCCTGGCTGGCGCCTATGAGGTGTGGCACCGCCACAAACAGATCTGGCTTGTCTTCTGCTTCCTCATGGTTGGCCATGTGGAGATCTCTGCGACCCCTTTCTAGgagcacaaaggaaaaagagcTCTGACTCTGGCAGCTGTCCACACATCGGCCTGCCTTCCCCAGAGGCAAGAGCACAAGCAGCTGAAGTAAGAGGAGATACATGCTACCAGGTTCCAGAGACGGAGATTAGATTCGCAGATGGCTGGGCCTAAGGAGAGGCTCCCTGTGCAGGACTGCAGCCAGGACATCCCATATATGCTACCTGCCTGGGAGACTGGGGAGGCAGGTGGTcagcaggcaggcaaagcaaACACATTAAGTGTTTACTTACATTATGTAGTGCTAATGGTGTCTTCCCGCCTTCACTTTGGCTCTGTATTTTGGAAGCCCCCCAGGGAAAGCCTGAGACCCAGGGGTTAATTAGCTGGTGGCTTAGCTGTTGTCTGAGACTTATGAGTGACCGTATTGGCAAAAACAACTTACCCTTTgtcattagaagaaaaaaaacagagcctgCTAACATTTGCTGCACATCTGCACTGAACTGGGGTAGAAGAGACCCGGCCTGCTGTCTCCTGTGTGTATTCCAGAAGCCtggaaagcaaagcaaaccaaaaggACATGTTATGCAAAAGCCCaggcctgagagagagagagagggagggagggagggagagagagagagagagagagagagagagagagagagagagagagagagagagagatgtctgcCACAATGGTTAGCATTGTGGCTCAGCAGCctcctttgccttctctgcaTCCACATGTGGATTGAAGCTGCTGGTCACAGCCGAGGAGCTAAGGGAATACATCTTCCCTGTCCACATGTGGAGACTCAGCATTCTGGAGTTAATCCTCCCACATTAAGAAGCAAACACCGAGTGCCAAATTTCACAACTGGCCAGAGATCAGTAAACTCTTGCAGTTGTTTACAAATTTCTCCACAGGATCCCAAGTGACATAAGCTGACAGCTCATCAATCAAGGATGATAATGCGTCCCTCAAGCCACTTCatcatcattgttattattattttttctttctttaactgaGCTAGGCTTGACAATGTGGACAACAAAACGGGGCTTGATGGATTTGGGGATGAAGCTGGAGTGGGGAGCCCTTACCTGACTGAATCCACATCTGCC
Coding sequences within:
- the Cer1 gene encoding LOW QUALITY PROTEIN: cerberus (The sequence of the model RefSeq protein was modified relative to this genomic sequence to represent the inferred CDS: inserted 1 base in 1 codon; deleted 1 base in 1 codon) encodes the protein MYLLLLQLLVLLPLGKAGRCVDSCQSQSSFSFVLLERGRRDLHMANHEEAEDKPDLFVAVPHLIGASQAGEGQRQREKMLSRLGRLWKKPETELHPIKDVESDHVXTGIQALTQPADERKVERSPLQEEAKKFWHRFMFRKGPASRGVILPIKSHEVHWETCRTVPFNQTVAHEDCEKVVVPNNLCFGKCGSVHFPGAETHPYNFCSHCSPTKLTTMHLRLNCTSPSPVVKVVTQVEECQCVTKTEHGEEHFLAAGSHESFIPGLSASKAIPRLPLKTKPQQNK